From Verrucomicrobiia bacterium, a single genomic window includes:
- a CDS encoding cupin domain-containing protein, protein MHHATAALTRLSHYSSVLAIAICASALTVSAQLAPVKPGVYRWSDHTVQADSNRETRAILEGTSPHLSFLKIHATTQPVGAQPRPARANDDAEELIIVKEGLLKMTFDNHSEVLAAGSVVHLMPGQMHQIANVGDVPLTYYVMKYRSEKPMQLERATASGASRMFDVTKLPLKPSARGAGRAYFDRATAMCERFELHVTQLHQSGPSHAPHSHVESEIILVISGDTEMSIDGKDYKGSAGDFYLVPSNQPHGLRNLSDKPCAYFAFKWK, encoded by the coding sequence ATGCACCATGCCACCGCGGCGCTCACCCGCCTCTCTCACTATTCGAGCGTGCTCGCCATTGCCATCTGCGCGTCTGCGCTCACCGTCTCTGCCCAACTCGCACCGGTGAAACCCGGAGTGTACCGCTGGTCCGATCACACCGTGCAGGCGGACAGCAACCGCGAGACGCGGGCCATCCTGGAGGGGACGTCGCCGCACCTGTCATTTCTGAAGATCCATGCCACAACGCAGCCGGTCGGCGCCCAACCCCGGCCCGCGCGGGCGAACGACGACGCCGAGGAGTTGATCATCGTGAAGGAAGGCTTGCTCAAGATGACGTTCGACAATCACAGCGAAGTCCTCGCGGCCGGCAGCGTTGTGCACCTGATGCCGGGGCAGATGCATCAGATCGCCAACGTCGGCGATGTTCCGCTCACTTACTACGTGATGAAATATCGATCCGAAAAACCGATGCAGCTGGAGCGCGCCACGGCGTCCGGCGCCTCGCGCATGTTCGATGTGACGAAGCTCCCTCTCAAACCGAGCGCGCGCGGCGCGGGCCGTGCGTATTTCGACCGGGCGACAGCCATGTGCGAACGATTTGAACTGCACGTTACACAATTGCATCAGAGCGGCCCCAGCCACGCGCCCCATTCCCACGTGGAATCTGAAATCATCCTGGTCATTTCTGGCGACACGGAGATGAGCATTGACGGTAAGGATTACAAGGGTTCAGCAGGAGACTTTTACCTGGTTCCCTCGAACCAACCCCACGGCCTTCGCAACCTTTCGGACAAACCCTGCGCCTACTTTGCCTTCAAGTGGAAGTGA